The bacterium genome includes a region encoding these proteins:
- a CDS encoding SDR family oxidoreductase: MQLKDKTAIITGGGTGIGRAIAHRFAVEGAKIAICGRRLEPLERVGRELGNANEAPYWQTADVSRKADVDRFVGNVVDRFGRIDILVNNAGILFRKDILSTSEQDWDEMFAINVKGVYLCCKAALPHMIDRKAGNILNIGSVSGIRATTYADAYSASKAAVHILTRSLAKGYAKDGIRVNCICPAHIDTRIMDTTIDFFNSIGIESDRAKIDSLYPLGRRGMPEDVASLAVFLVSDQSSWMTGSLIVLDGGATA; encoded by the coding sequence ATGCAGCTGAAGGATAAGACCGCAATCATAACGGGCGGCGGGACGGGGATCGGGCGAGCAATCGCCCACCGATTTGCTGTGGAAGGCGCCAAGATTGCTATCTGCGGGAGGCGCCTCGAGCCACTCGAACGTGTGGGCCGCGAGCTTGGCAACGCCAATGAGGCGCCCTATTGGCAGACGGCAGATGTCTCGAGGAAGGCCGACGTTGACCGCTTTGTTGGGAACGTTGTGGACCGCTTTGGACGCATTGACATTCTCGTCAACAACGCTGGCATTCTTTTCAGAAAGGACATCCTGAGCACAAGTGAACAGGACTGGGATGAGATGTTCGCCATCAACGTCAAGGGCGTTTATCTATGCTGCAAGGCGGCGCTGCCGCACATGATCGATCGAAAGGCGGGCAACATCCTGAACATCGGCTCAGTCTCGGGCATCAGGGCCACTACCTATGCAGACGCATACAGCGCCTCGAAGGCAGCGGTGCATATCTTGACGCGAAGCCTGGCGAAGGGCTACGCGAAGGACGGGATACGGGTCAACTGCATCTGCCCCGCCCATATCGATACGCGGATCATGGACACCACGATCGACTTTTTCAACAGCATAGGCATTGAGAGCGACAGGGCAAAGATCGATTCGCTGTATCCGCTGGGCCGCCGGGGCATGCCCGAGGACGTCGCGTCTCTCGCCGTTTTTTTGGTCTCTGACCAAAGCTCTTGGATGACGGGCTCGCTGATTGTTCTGGACGGAGGCGCTACAGCATGA